A single Deltaproteobacteria bacterium DNA region contains:
- a CDS encoding zinc-binding dehydrogenase has product MKACIATGEKRRIECKDIPTPIVEPGWLLLKTKYACICGSDLEYLDGSFQLITQGLTQLPAAIKKTIAELGSIRPGAIPGHEFIAEVVEVGEGVRGWSVGDRAIPLGGRPDPQGIQGPVQDYESYKCMAEYFVSTPYGLIKVPDHVADEAAVFVEPLCTGNGAVAKAGVRPGLSTVVIGAGKLGLLAAMAAKVAGASPVIIVDLVQSRLDKALEVGVDAALNVNEVDVFTEVVKLTGEGADAILICVRDGRVLNQAAEMAKRGGTIVLAGFVSPMEVNPMLWTVKQLSIIGILGGSMMDSLYMIARKQIDPKPLISEIIPFDECQRAIDSVYSGENIAVLLRP; this is encoded by the coding sequence GTGAAAGCGTGTATTGCTACAGGAGAAAAAAGACGGATTGAGTGCAAAGATATCCCAACGCCAATAGTTGAGCCGGGATGGCTATTGCTAAAGACGAAATACGCCTGCATTTGCGGCAGCGATCTGGAGTATCTTGACGGTTCATTTCAACTCATAACCCAGGGGTTAACCCAGCTACCGGCAGCAATAAAAAAGACAATTGCCGAATTAGGCAGTATCCGTCCGGGGGCGATACCGGGACATGAGTTTATCGCTGAAGTGGTTGAAGTGGGTGAGGGGGTTCGCGGCTGGTCGGTGGGTGACAGAGCGATCCCTTTGGGGGGGCGCCCAGACCCCCAGGGCATCCAAGGACCGGTTCAGGACTATGAAAGCTATAAATGCATGGCGGAGTATTTCGTATCTACTCCATATGGTTTAATAAAGGTACCCGATCATGTGGCCGATGAAGCGGCGGTGTTCGTAGAACCACTCTGCACCGGAAATGGTGCCGTAGCAAAGGCCGGCGTGAGACCAGGTCTGTCAACAGTGGTCATCGGTGCTGGAAAGCTTGGCCTGCTGGCCGCCATGGCCGCCAAGGTGGCCGGCGCATCGCCGGTAATCATTGTTGATCTGGTTCAGTCACGTTTGGATAAAGCCCTTGAAGTGGGGGTTGATGCCGCGCTTAATGTAAACGAAGTCGACGTATTCACCGAAGTGGTAAAGTTAACCGGTGAGGGCGCCGACGCTATCCTGATCTGTGTCCGTGACGGCAGGGTCTTGAACCAGGCGGCGGAGATGGCAAAACGAGGCGGTACTATCGTGCTCGCCGGTTTTGTTTCACCCATGGAAGTAAACCCGATGCTCTGGACAGTAAAACAGCTCAGCATCATCGGTATCCTGGGCGGTAGTATGATGGATTCCCTGTACATGATTGCCCGCAAACAGATTGACCCGAAACCGTTGATTTCCGAGATAATACCCTTTGATGAATGTCAGAGAGCTATTGATTCTGTTTACAGTGGTGAAAATATAGCCGTTCTATTAAGGCCGTAA